In one Nicotiana sylvestris chromosome 8, ASM39365v2, whole genome shotgun sequence genomic region, the following are encoded:
- the LOC104239829 gene encoding protein translation factor SUI1 homolog: MSELDLQVPTAFDPFAEANADNSGAGSKDYVHIRIQQRNGRKSLTTVQGLKKEFSYNKILKDLKKEFCCNGTVVQDPELGQVIQLQGDQRKNVSAFLVQAEIVKKEHIKIHGF, encoded by the exons ATGTCTGAGCTCGACCTCCAAGTTCCCACTGCTTTTG ATCCCTTTGCTGAGGCAAATGCTGACAATTCTGGAGCTGGGTCAAAAGATTATGTTCACATTCGCATACAGCAAAGGAATGGTCGGAAAAGCCTGACAACTGTGCAAGGGTTGAAGAAAGAATTCAGCTACAATAAAATACTGAAGGACCTTAAAAAAGAGTTTTGTTGCAATGGTACTGTTGTCCAGGATCCAGAACTAGGCCAG GTTATTCAACTCCAGGGTGATCAGAGGAAGAACGTTTCTGCATTTCTTGTCCAG GCTGAAATCGTGAAGAAAGAGCACATCAAAATTCATGGTTTCTGA